In a single window of the Diospyros lotus cultivar Yz01 chromosome 10, ASM1463336v1, whole genome shotgun sequence genome:
- the LOC127812281 gene encoding ras-related protein RABA1f: protein MGGYRADDDYDYLFKVVLIGDSGVGKSNLLSRFTRNEFSLESKSTIGVEFATRSIHVDDKVVKAQIWDTAGQERYRAITSAYYRGAVGALLVFDVTRHVTFENVERWLKELRDHTDSSIVIMLVGNKADLRHLRAVSTEDATAFAEREKTFFMETSALESLNVENAFTEVLTQIYRVVSRKALDAGDDPASLPKGQTINVGGKDDVSAVKKVGCCST from the exons ATGGGGGGTTACAGAGCCGACGACGATTACGATTACTTGTTCAAAGTGGTACTCATCGGCGATTCCGGCGTCGGAAAATCCAACCTGTTGTCGAGATTCACCAGGAACGAGTTCAGCCTCGAGTCCAAGTCCACAATCGGCGTCGAATTCGCCACTCGCAGCATTCACGTCGATGACAAGGTCGTCAAGGCGCAGATTTGGGACACCGCTGGGCAAGAAAG ATACCGTGCAATCACAAGTGCATACTATCGAGGAGCTGTTGGTGCATTGCTTGTTTTTGATGTCACTCGGCATGTCACATTTGAAAATGTAGAAAGATGGTTAAAGGAGCTTCGTGATCACACAGACTCCAGCATCGTGATTATGCTTGTTGGAAACAAGGCAGATTTGCGTCATCTGCGAGCGGTCTCCACTGAGGATGCCACAGCATTCGCTGAAAGGGAGAAAACCTTTTTCATGGAGACCTCTGCTCTAGAGTCTTTGAATGTGGAAAATGCCTTCACCGAAGTACTTACTCAAATATATCGTGTTGTAAGCAGGAAGGCTCTGGACGCTGGGGATGACCCAGCATCCTTGCCTAAGGGACAAACCATTAATGTTGGTGGCAAGGATGATGTATCAGCTGTGAAGAAAGTTGGGTGCTGCTCAACATAG